GGTGGCGGCGCTGCTGCCCTGGCTGCTGGACGCGCTGGTGGCCCGCCTGGGCCGCGCGGGCTTCGGCGGCCAGTCCTGGCATCTTGCCGTACGGCGGCTGCAGTTGAGCAGCACCACGGCCAGCCGCTCGGTCAGCGGGATCACCGTGGCGGTGGCCGGCGCGGTCGCCGTGCAGGTGCTGCTGACCGGTTCCCAGGACCTCGCCGAGCGGATGCAGCGGCCCGCCTGGACCGAGGTCGTGGCGCGCTCCGGTACGGTGCCCGCCGGCCGCGCCCCGCGGATGTCCGCCCGGCTGCGCGCGGCCCCCGGCGTCCGCGAGGCGCACGGCCTGGTCTCCGGCTATGCGGACTCCGTCCGCCACCACCGGGCCATGGCGCACACCGCCCCCGAGGACCGCGACGACCCCGAGCCGTATCCGGTGACCGTCGCCGGCTGCGGCACCCTGCGCCGGCTCGCCCACATCGGCACCTGTTCCGACGGCGATGTCTTCCTCTCCACGGACCGCGAGGCCTCCGTCCCGCTCCCGGCCCCCGGCACCCGGCTGGCCCTCGACCCGGTCGGCAGCGACAACGACCACCGGGCGCCCGCGCACTGGTCCGTCCCGCGCGGCGCCCGCCACACCACCGCCGTGTCCTACGGTCTCGCGCCCGACGTCACGGGTATCGGTGTGCTCGCCACCCCCGGCGCGCTGGACGCGACGCTGCTGCGCCACCCCGGCCTCACCGTCCTGCTGCGGCTCGACCCGCACGCCCCCGACGCGATCGAACACGTCCGCAACGCGGCCGCCCGGATCGCCGTGGGCACCGCCGTGTTCACCTCCGGCGACGGCACCGAGGACGCCATCACGGTCTTCCGCCACGGTCTGACCGCCGGCGCCGCCGCCGTACTGCTGCTGATCGGCTGCGGCCTGCTGATCACCGCCCTGGAGCAACTCCGTGAGCGCGCCCGGATGTTGTCCGCCCTGGAGGCCCTCGGCACACCGCGCGCCGTACTGGGCCGCTCGGTCCTGTGGCAGACCGCCGTCCCGGTGGCCCTCGGCCTGGCCCTGGCGGTCGGCTGCGGGGTGTCCCTCGGCGCACTGCTCCTCCACATGGTCGACCGCCCGCTCCGGCTCGACTGGTCGGGCATCCTCACCCTCAGCGGCACCGCGGCGGCCGTCATCCTGGGGGTCACCGCGCTCTCGCTGCCGCTGTTGTGGCGCCTGATGCGGCCGGATGGCCTGCGTACGGAGTGAATCTGCGAGATCATTCCGGCGCAGCAGTGCACACCAACTGCCCAAGGGGGGCCCTTCATGCGCCGACTCGTCTACTGCATCGCTTCCACTCTCGACGGCTTCATCGCGGGCCCTGACGGCGCGGACCCCACCGGCCCGGACGGCTTCTGGCCGATCGCCGACGACTACATCAAGCACCTGGCCGCCGAACTCCCGGAAATCCTGCCCGTCCAGGCCCGGTCCGCACTCGGCATCACCGACGAGGGCACCCACTTCGACACCGTCCTGGAGGGCCGCCGCACCTACGAGATCGGCCTCCGGGCCGGCCTCACCGACGCCTATCCCCACCTGCGGCATCTGGTCTTCTCCCGGACCATGACCGAGAGCCCTGACCCGGCCGTGGAGCTGGTGGCCACCGACCCGGTGGCCAAGGTGCGCGAACTGAAGGACGCGGACGGCAAGGACATCTGGCTGCTGGGCGGCAGCGAACTCGCCGGTGTGCTCTACCCGGAGATCGACCAGCTGATCGTCAAGCTGAGCCCGCTCACCGTCGGCAGCGGCATCCCGCTCTTCTCCCGGGACACCGCCTTCGATCCCCGCACCTGGGAGCTGACCGAGCACACCGTCCTCCAGAGCGGGGCGGCCTTTCTGACGTATACGCGGGCGGCGGTGGCCTGAGCCCTGCGGGCGCTCCACGGCCTCATGGAGCGGGCGCCCGGCGGCGCATCGTGCAGAGTGACCCCACGAACGGGTGAACGCTCTCGGACGAGACGTGCGCGGGCGCCCGGCCTACGATGATGACCTCGGCACCAGGCAACGGGAGGCGTGCAATGTCCGCAGCAGCTGCCGAGGGTCCGTACGCGGGTGAACACCGGCCCCTGACGCTCCTCGAACAGGCCGACCAGCTCATGAAGCAGCTCCCTGGCCACCGCGTCGAGATCCTCGGAGGCGTCCTCACTGTGACCCCACCCCCCGACCCCGCCCACGCGAAGGGGCTGTCCCGCCTCAGGCGCCCCTTCGTCGCGGCCGGCCTGGACGGCGGCGAAACCGAAGTCCTCGAAGGCCTCGGCCTGTGGCTCCCGGACGGCCCGGAGAACTTCGCCGTACCGGACCTTTGCGTAGTGGACGCCGACATCGAGGACCACATCATCCAGTACGAGTGCTGTGACCCAGCGGCATTCCGCATGGTCCTTGAGATCACCTCCGGCAATTACACGAACGACTTGCGTACGAAGGTCACCGCTTACGGCTCCGCGAGGGTTCCGGTGTATGTGATCGTCGACCGCAAGCACGAACGCCTCCACGTCCTCACCGAGCCCATGGAGGACGGCTACGCCGTACACCGCATCCATGTAGCCGGGGAGAAGGTCACCCTCCCGGAGTCCATCGGCGCCGAAGTTACGCTGGACGTGGCCCAGACCCTGGACGATGCCAGGCGTCGCACTCCGTAGCGCCCCTGACCCTCACCCCTTCACGATCCGCACCGGCAGCCCCCGCAACGCCCCCCGCAGCGCCTCCGCGAACTCCTCGAACTCCTGTTGGCGGGCGGCGCCCGTCCGCATGGCCAGGGCGATTCTGCGCGAGGGGGCCGGATCCGCGAAGTAGCCGGTCGTGAGCTGGTCGTTGCGGCCGGTCTCGACCCGCAGCGCGGTGCGGGGCAGGAGGGTGACACCGAGGCCGCCGGCCACCAGCTGCACCAGGGTGGACAGGCCCGCCGCACTGGTCGTCACCGGGGTGTTCTCGTCGCGGCCGGCCTCCCGGCAGATGTCCAGGGCCTGGTCCCGTAGGCAGTGGCCCTCGTCGAGCAGCAGCAGATCCAGTTCCTGGAGGGCCTGGCGCGGGATGTCACCGCGGCCGCCGAGCCAGTGCTCCTTGGGCGCGACCAGGACGAAGTCCTCGTCGAAGAGCGGGAGTTCGGCGACCTGGGGGACGCCGAGGGGGACGGCGAGCAGCAGCAGGTCGAGTCGACCGTGGGCCAGACCGTCCAGGAGGGACGCGGTCTGCTCCTCGTGCACCTGGAGGTCCAGGTCGGGGTAGGTGTCATGGACCAGCCGCAGCACGGCCGGCAGCAGATACGGGGCGACGGTCGGGATGACGCCGAGCCGCAGTACGCCCGTGAAGGGTGCGCGGGCCGCCTCCGCCTCCTCCATCAGATCCCCGACGGCCTCCAGGACCGCACGGGCCCGGGCGGCCACCCGCTCCCCCGCGGGCGACAGCAGCACCTTGCGCGTCGTACGCTCCAGCAGCTGCACTCCGAGGGTCTCCTCCAGCGTGGAGACCGCCCCGGACAGCGCGGGCTGGCTCATACCGATCTCGGCCGCCGCCTCGCGGAAATGCAGATGCTCGGCCACCGCCGCGAACGCCCGCAGCTGCGCCAGGCTGGGCTGGCGGGGACGGCCTCCCAGGCTTGCCGGTGACGCCACTGATAACCACCTCCGATCAACATCAACCAGTCTAGCTATTTCCCTGATCAATGGCTGCTGTGCCACTGTGTAACCCGTCCAAGCCTCAAGGAAAGTCCTCAAAAGGGACTTTCTGCGCAACAAGGAGAGTACGTGCTCACTGTCGGTGACAAGTTCCCCGAGTTCGACCTGACCGCCTGCGTTTCGCTGGAAAAGGGCCAGGAGTTCGAGCAGATCAACCACAAGACCTACGAGGGCAAGTGGAAGATCGTCTTTGCGTGGCCCAAGGACTTCACCTTCGTGTGCCCGACCGAGATCGCCGCCTTCGGCAAGCTGAACGACGAGTTCGCCGACCGTGACGCCCAGGTCCTCGGCTTCTCCGGCGACTCCGAGTTCGTGCACCACGCCTGGCGCAAGGACCACCCGGACCTGACCGACCTGCCCTTCCCGATGCTCGCCGACTCGAAGCACGAGCTCATGCGCGACCTGGGCATCGAGGGCGAGGACGGCTTCGCGCAGCGCGCCGTCTTCATCGTCGACCAGAACAACGAGATCCAGTTCACCATGGTGACCGCCGGCTCCGTCGGCCGTAACCCCAAGGAGGTCCTCCGGGTCCTCGACGCGCTGCAGACCGACGAGCTGTGCCCCTGCAACTGGAGCAAGGGCGACGAGACCCTCGACCCGGTCGCGCTGCTCTCGGGCGAGTGAACCGCAGCTAGCGAACTGGAGGCAGATCTGACATGGCTCTCGACGAACTGAAGTCCGCGGTCCCGGACTACGCCAAGGACCTCAAGCTGAACCTCGGCTCGGTCATCGGCAACAGTGACCTGCCGCAGCAGCAGCTGTGGGGCACCGTTCTGGCCTGCGCGATCGCCTCGCGCTCGCCGAAGGTGCTGCGCGAGCTGGAGCCGGAGGCCAAGGCCAACCTCTCCGCCGAGGCGTACTCCGCCGCCAAGTCGGCCGCGGCCATCATGGCGATGAACAACGTCTTCTACCGGACCCGGCACCTGCTGTCGGACCCGGAGTACGGCAACCTGCGCGCCGGTCTGCGGATGAACGTCATCGGCAACCCGGGCGTGGACAAGGTCGACTTCGAGCTGTGGTCGCTGGCCGTCTCGGCCATCAACGGCTGCGGTATGTGCCTGGACTCGCACGAGCAGGTGCTCCGCAAGGCCGGTGTGGACCGCGAGACGATCCAGGAGGCCGTCAAGATCGCGTCCGTCCTGCAGGCCGTCGGCGCCACCCTGGACGCCGAGGCCGCGCTCGCCGAGTAATTCCCGGTACGCGCGGACACCCGCAGACAGAGCCCCCGCAGACCTGGCGTCTGCGGGGGTTCTGTGCGTCCGGTGCGAGGTGGGGCTACTCCTGGTGCCCCTGGGACGGGCGCGGCTCCGGGGGCGGCGTCGGGGCCACTCCGAGCGCGGTGGCGCCGCGCGGGGCCACCGACATCCGCAGCGCCTGTTCCCTGGAGTAGGAACGGAGGTAGCCGACCACCGTGTTGGTGACCGCCACCAGGGGGACCGCCACGACCGCGCCGCCGATGCCCGCGATCAGCCCGCCCGCGGCGACCGAGAGGATCACCGCGAGCGGATGGACCCGGACCGCCCGGCCCAGGATGAACGGCTGCAGGACATGGCCCTCGATCTGCTGGACGGCCAGCACGACCGCCAGCACCATCAGGGCGGTGAACACCCCGTTGGCGACCAGCG
This genomic stretch from Streptomyces nigrescens harbors:
- a CDS encoding FtsX-like permease family protein: MPGPSRADRTRGRTARRWCADLTMGARFAFSGGREGLLRTALTALGVGLGVAVLLLAAAVPNALNAATHRQSARSVVPVAEGTGPSDQSLLTVSSSSGYRELPLHGRILAAEGPHAPVPPGLSRLPGPGELAVSPALAELLSSPEGALLKARFPHLRITDTIGDEGLTHPGELLFYQGSDGLPRPGNGVERITAFGDHGTPFRASPLVVLIILVCCVAVLTPVAVFIATAVRFGGERRDRRLAALRLVGADRATTRRIAAGEALAGALCGLLTGAALFLAGRAPLAGLSLFGLGVFPSDVVPDAALVCAIASAVPLCAVGVTLFTLRRVAVEPLGVTRTAPPLRRRLWWRVLLPAAGVALLLPQAIGGLGPGDTADAQVLLGVSLLLLGVAALLPWLLDALVARLGRAGFGGQSWHLAVRRLQLSSTTASRSVSGITVAVAGAVAVQVLLTGSQDLAERMQRPAWTEVVARSGTVPAGRAPRMSARLRAAPGVREAHGLVSGYADSVRHHRAMAHTAPEDRDDPEPYPVTVAGCGTLRRLAHIGTCSDGDVFLSTDREASVPLPAPGTRLALDPVGSDNDHRAPAHWSVPRGARHTTAVSYGLAPDVTGIGVLATPGALDATLLRHPGLTVLLRLDPHAPDAIEHVRNAAARIAVGTAVFTSGDGTEDAITVFRHGLTAGAAAVLLLIGCGLLITALEQLRERARMLSALEALGTPRAVLGRSVLWQTAVPVALGLALAVGCGVSLGALLLHMVDRPLRLDWSGILTLSGTAAAVILGVTALSLPLLWRLMRPDGLRTE
- a CDS encoding dihydrofolate reductase family protein — its product is MRRLVYCIASTLDGFIAGPDGADPTGPDGFWPIADDYIKHLAAELPEILPVQARSALGITDEGTHFDTVLEGRRTYEIGLRAGLTDAYPHLRHLVFSRTMTESPDPAVELVATDPVAKVRELKDADGKDIWLLGGSELAGVLYPEIDQLIVKLSPLTVGSGIPLFSRDTAFDPRTWELTEHTVLQSGAAFLTYTRAAVA
- a CDS encoding Uma2 family endonuclease, with the protein product MSAAAAEGPYAGEHRPLTLLEQADQLMKQLPGHRVEILGGVLTVTPPPDPAHAKGLSRLRRPFVAAGLDGGETEVLEGLGLWLPDGPENFAVPDLCVVDADIEDHIIQYECCDPAAFRMVLEITSGNYTNDLRTKVTAYGSARVPVYVIVDRKHERLHVLTEPMEDGYAVHRIHVAGEKVTLPESIGAEVTLDVAQTLDDARRRTP
- a CDS encoding hydrogen peroxide-inducible genes activator, which gives rise to MASPASLGGRPRQPSLAQLRAFAAVAEHLHFREAAAEIGMSQPALSGAVSTLEETLGVQLLERTTRKVLLSPAGERVAARARAVLEAVGDLMEEAEAARAPFTGVLRLGVIPTVAPYLLPAVLRLVHDTYPDLDLQVHEEQTASLLDGLAHGRLDLLLLAVPLGVPQVAELPLFDEDFVLVAPKEHWLGGRGDIPRQALQELDLLLLDEGHCLRDQALDICREAGRDENTPVTTSAAGLSTLVQLVAGGLGVTLLPRTALRVETGRNDQLTTGYFADPAPSRRIALAMRTGAARQQEFEEFAEALRGALRGLPVRIVKG
- a CDS encoding peroxiredoxin, which gives rise to MLTVGDKFPEFDLTACVSLEKGQEFEQINHKTYEGKWKIVFAWPKDFTFVCPTEIAAFGKLNDEFADRDAQVLGFSGDSEFVHHAWRKDHPDLTDLPFPMLADSKHELMRDLGIEGEDGFAQRAVFIVDQNNEIQFTMVTAGSVGRNPKEVLRVLDALQTDELCPCNWSKGDETLDPVALLSGE
- a CDS encoding alkyl hydroperoxide reductase, producing MALDELKSAVPDYAKDLKLNLGSVIGNSDLPQQQLWGTVLACAIASRSPKVLRELEPEAKANLSAEAYSAAKSAAAIMAMNNVFYRTRHLLSDPEYGNLRAGLRMNVIGNPGVDKVDFELWSLAVSAINGCGMCLDSHEQVLRKAGVDRETIQEAVKIASVLQAVGATLDAEAALAE